In Aedes albopictus strain Foshan chromosome 3, AalbF5, whole genome shotgun sequence, the following are encoded in one genomic region:
- the LOC134290793 gene encoding uncharacterized protein LOC134290793 produces MSLVCGSCAGDIGDIQIECQGFCKAIFHPSCCGVAADTFEEVMRLNQFLWFCPSCKSLMKDMRFRNTSLAAYEVGQEHALNSHSDIMKNLKTEIMNELKVEIRTNFAKLINSSSCTPKSSKRVGIDPRFTRSRRLFNTAANPTMDKKPPLLLGTGSTPSPSIEIATVPPNQPKFWLYLSRIARDVSVKQICALAKKRLGTEDVQVVRLVAKGRDIRTMSFISFKIGMNLELKSKALSTSTWPKGVLYREFTDNRSDENFWRPGAVAASDDLLSISPEAVVLME; encoded by the coding sequence ATGTCTCTAGTATGTGGTTCCTGTGCTGGTGATATCGGGGACATTCAAATAGAGTGTCAAGGGTTTTGTAAGGCAATCTTCCATCCTAGTTGCTGTGGAGTTGCTGCCGATACGTTCGAGGAGGTGATGAGACTCAATCAATTTTTGTGGTTCTGTCCCTCGTGTAAGTCGCTTATGAAAGACATGCGTTTTCGGAATACATCTCTTGCCGCTTATGAAGTAGGTCAAGAGCATGCTCTCAACTCCCACAGCGATATTATGAAAAACCTGAAAACCGAAATAATGAATGAACTCAAGGTCGAAATTCGAACCAACTTCGCGAAGCTGATCAATTCGAGTTCATGCACTCCGAAGTCCTCTAAACGTGTTGGGATTGATCCAAGGTTCACACGAAGTAGAAGACTGTTCAATACAGCTGCTAATCCAACCATGGATAAGAAGCCGCCCTTGCTGCTAGGAACCGGTAGTACTCCCTCTCCGTCAATAGAAATCGCCACTGTTCCACCGAATCAACCAAAATTTTGGCTGTACCTGTCGCGGATAGCGAGAGATGTGTCTGTCAAACAGATCTGCGCCTTAGCTAAGAAACGTCTCGGCACCGAAGACGTCCAAGTCGTCCGGCTTGTGGCTAAAGGAAGGGACATACGCACAATGTCCTTCATCTCGTTCAAAATTGGCATGAACTTGGAGTTGAAATCTAAAGCTCTGTCTACATCGACGTGGCCGAAAGGTGTCCTTTACAGGGAGTTCACCGACAACAGATCCGATGAAAATTTTTGGCGCCCGGGAGCTGTAGCCGCATCCGACGATCTTTTGAGCATTTCACCAGAAGCCGTCGTTTTAATGGAATAA